The following is a genomic window from Calliphora vicina chromosome 5, idCalVici1.1, whole genome shotgun sequence.
atgtttagttttaaaaagtgtagacaaaatggaaaaagaagctagtgataaaattgtgcacaaatatctaaaaaatccgACTTTATCGTGTTAAAATATACCCAAAATCTGATATTCGGCAGATATcagattaaatattttgcatctCGGCAGCtcgaaaatttgtaaaattgaacaataatattaatttggcaggcaatccgcagctgcggtttgaagagtcaaTATTTTCAGAAAAGTTTAACAATTACATCAGAATTAtgtataaaaagagagtttggaaaagcgattgctgtcatttatacgacatcacacatctgatacaaagttttagccaaTTTGTCATTGGTCAATGTCATGtcagttgtcattactcaaatacaactatgaagtggtataatgagaataatattgatgttataccaaaacacatgaattaaacaaattgcccaaatcttcatccaatcgagatatattgggcaattgttaaacgtaaattgaaaagagtgcaggtacagtaaataaccagataaatatgctggaataacggtagaagtggggAGAAAaattgtgcagctattaatgggaggcataaaaGGAAAAACCAGAAATTGTATtcgaaataaagacacataaacctacatttatattttttaaaagctttataaattacctttaatctcatgtataaaatgttaacatatgttgttccatttaaaagttattctcGTTTTAATCCGTACCGATTTAAAGTGGCCACTTTACATCAGCGAGCTgcagtgagctctcaaatgagctctcttgtttttttattttcacatgtacgcaagcacacacattgtataaaaacagtcagtctcgcatgagccacaaagtatacagaggcgtcaaatctgacagttcaaaaacactaaatcagctttttttgaaattgtttcgatagaaagagaaaacaaatttgcggtttaatacagatagtgcgttaaaacaaacaactatataaataagcacaaaaccaaaccaattgaaattgtttcgagcgaaagagacaaatatattttttttgccgtgtcgcctctgtatactttgtgcatgagcattgatagaagcaggttgtgttacgcttttatgtttgtttatttcattatttcagctatttgtttttgtttttgccagagaatacccagcagttctaggagacagtaccggactagtgattttacccatcatttagggtgggagctagttacttcaatagccacgtggctagtcattttaacacgggcatatcctaggcagggggtcaattgtctctttttgattacaatgggactgtctaatagctggtccaaagtaggcaacgcattggcttcacatactggttacatagcgtcagttgtCTTACTAGCTTtataactggttacttgatcagctacttgactagttattttaacacgtgcatgtcctaagcagggttTCAATTGatccttttgattacaatgggactatctgatagctgatcgaaaatagtcaacgcttctagtgggtaaaataaagtgcagtacataaaaagtttgaagtgacttcaccgtATGTTattaagagacactaaagtgactactGACTTCATGATATGTTGCAtgtgatatcagtatacttaagcaaaaataaaaataaactgtatgagaattatatcaacacaatttgtaaaaaaacagtactcacaaaacatttaaagtgactacactccagattccttggagacacttaagtgtcaattgtcttcacgctagattacttgggatgtataaagtaaccaattgtcttctctctgcactacaaagtgcacacacgtgtcaaatgaccaaaatatgtatataaaatggagtcagccaagtaataagacatttgtgacaattactgtctttaagggatacattgacttcttgcttaactgctgggtaattctcaactcatacaactacaatatctaaaaactgtagtggtgtgagtttgcatttcgctgcttTACATACACAAAAATGCACCGTTAGGTCGAGAAATGGATCTGATcactgataaaccagcaacaattgatgCCTTGGAGGACAACAAtgttcgtgttattcgtgacatactaaaatattagaaaaagtGGCCCAAAAATCGACGTCCAGAATGCGCTTAGTCAAAAACAACCGCTGTGGCTATATTGCCGGTCAAATGGTAGcacgattattattattaaaactaataGAGACATGCAACAGCAAGAATACACTCGTTTCTGAAAAGCTATCCTGTTTATAGTGCAAAGTTGGTTAACGATTCGAAACGGTAAAAAAGTAATTTCGATTATTTCGGTGACGGTAACAGTATTTGCTGTAATTTCGGTAATGGTAGCTTAGCGGCAACGGTAAGACTTAAAAGGTTAATATATTTGGTGTACGACTTTAAAAAGCGGGGTttgcaatagatggcgtatcttttgaatgccaagaattggaggcattactccattaatatttttgtcaaactcaacaagagcttgcaaaatcattgggagctactcaacctgcaatttcaaaacgtttacgagcagcaggattcatccaaaatcagggaaaGTGGGTATCATAAGAGTTTaaaccgagagaccttgaaagacgattttgtatgtccgaaataatgcttgaacaCAATTGAATAGCGATGAAAAATGTAACAATTACAATAACTAGAAGcgtaagggcactgctacacgttcaatatatattgtgatatttggatcgcgatccattgaaatggatcacgcaaaatgaggttattctgcgatttggatcgcgatccatcaatacagtatgctacacgttcaataaatatcgcgatactggatcgcggtcaatatatattgaacgtgtagcagtgccctaagagatcgcatgtgaagcccagccaaccagccgaatcgacaccaaatccaaGGTAAGTCTCTGTATTTGTTGGGAGCAAAaggttcctatctattatgagctgctgaaatctgaccaaaccatcacaggaaacctgtaccgaacgcaactgattcgtttgaaagaAAAGCGATTGCTTcccaagtacacaaataagagaGTTAAGGTATCCAGTTCGAAGTCCAATTCAAATCATAAAACAAACTATGACTGAAATCGGATACCTTTGTTTTGAAACACAAACACATATATAGGGTTTCAACCGAGTGGTACCAATCCCATGAGTTACACGTTTTGAAGTGGcttgcccaatcgccagatctcataAGATCAAAAATTCCATATACAATATTATACCTTCCACGTTTACAATATTATACCTCGTAGGAAACTTTAACGGATGATTTCAAAACAGACGATTGAacctttaattggttcaatgcatcgcaCAGAAGGATGGCTTATAAAGACAACGCCCAACGCCTACTGTCCATATAATCCTAATCGATTGtttcacatacaatttttcctatccaagcaaaagtctacaTTTCGCATAAAATGTAACCTATCCAAGTAAAACtctagaaatttggtaaataCATTTTCTGAAACATAAGAAGagcgcatgccgagtttcaataaaatcggccacGCCCACCGCCAATGAAACTCATACACAGATAagactttttttgatatttcgtttattaatcgacaaaaaattttaagttccattttattaaaacaacggcttgggggaaagtggggctacattatttttttccatggaaaatcaaaaatataataattttaagaggcttatagatttgggcataacTGTTTATGatccccatattttttttatttaattaaggagaaattctatatttttcaaatatgttaaaggtaaatggtattttcaggaaaattatacatatatgtatatatatagttgggtatgttacataccatcggaaaggctaatgtgtctagtttctctgggtaagtttaatttttaaggtttacacacaaatatgaaaaaaattaaaatagtgcaaatttataaacctttgtcttgagttacaaaacatttattttgatagatatcccactcgcatcccactaagtgaccaaaaaggttttaaaggaaaagctcaattaattcattatgagctttcttttgagaaaaaaaaattaataaaaaaagagtccattttggaaaaaaaaagtcaaaaaggtttttgatttttcaaaaaaaagtaaaaaattgtatgtcttgagttacaaaacatttttttatagatatcccactcgcatcccactaagcgacaaaaagggtgttaaaggaaaacacataagctttcttctgagcaaaaaaaaaattaaaaaatgggtccatttttttaaaaaaagttaacaaagtttttgattttgcaaaaaaattcaaaaattttaaatcttgagttacaaaatattttttttgatagatatcccactcgcatcccactaagcgaccatataggtcgcttaggaaaagtcctaagctttcttaaaaaaaataaaaagggcccattttgaaaaaaaaagtcaaaaatatttttgatttaaaaaaaaatcaaaaatattttattaaatttttttaattttttttttcgaaagattgcataaatagctatctaaactatttgggacacattttgctaagaacaataggtaataagttatatggataaaaaaaacacctgtttggccaaaatgtcaaattttgacctcctataactcagagagttcttgaccgatcttgttgaaaaatggtgtccgaattactatccaatagaactaacattgttgcaaatttcatcgcaaCAATgacatcggaagacatcgatttcaaaagttggttcacttgacgtgaaatgccccatatataaaccactgaaatgcatgaaaatataagtaaatttttgcttaacacacttgcacttaaaactataagtgcgcatttcatctttaaacatttctctacaaaactgcatcatttgatttttgtaattgaGTGGTCGAAAAATAGgatttttgacaccaaaatccctctgtgcatcGTCGATGTTAATCAGCAATAGATAACATGCCGAATCCAACAAAATACTAAGTCACTAAAAGGgccacacaattttttttaaaaatgtaacctAAAAACTCACAtaaatggataaaaaaaatctcCTAAATCTTGGGGAAAAATCCCGCAAACTGGGCACACTGTTTCAGTTTTTGATTCTTATTTATCTCTCTTATTTATCCCTCTCCCAAAAaagacaaacataaaaaaaaataaacaaaattagacAACATTTTAGTCTGATTGTTGTtgccaacaaaaattatattgttgtagtttttgttgttatatttacgtatgtacttagaaaaaatgttgccatttttttgttgttgcttcatAAATTATTAATTCATTATGATCTTGTACAAGTACAAAATCATTTTCGTCGTtcgttttcttcaaaaaattatttttagatattgaaaaatttttagcacaacctaaagaaaaaacaatcaagaaaattataataaaaaaaaatatatttataatatggCGTTGACGTTGTTGGTCTGTGCGGTAATAAATCtcaatgttatagaaaattatttttatattataaatggaaatgaaaataagaaaagaaaaatattgaaaaaccagtgactaaattttaattatattattaagaaAATCCAAATGACAAAAATCAGATGTCAATTTTgatgtaaattatttttggtttatttataattttataaacttaAGGAAACACACATTTTTTGCAGATCATAAAACATaaccatgaaaatattttattgaatttgttCTCTGTGTTTAAGCGCCATAGTGTTGTAATatactatttattaaaaatccttGATGCTAGATTTAAAgtgtgataaatatttattgagaaTAATTCCAATATACCAAATGTGAAAGCCATGTGTGTCAAACAGATcatgtgtttttattattttgcgtAGGAAATGACGTCAAAATAGAAATGAGAATAAAAGTATTGGAAGTAAAAGTGCCGCAGATGATCAATTATAAAAGAAATCTGATTTTTTCTCAATAGatgaaattagttaaaaatatttaataaaattttggtactatgataattttgaatttaaaaaatattaaataacaagttttttttgcaataaagagtaaataattagaaaactggccagagcttcgaattaattatttCAATGTAAGCTTAATTCCGTAAAATCTTAATTAATTTAGATATAATagcaattcattccataaatacACTTCCAAATATATAATCATTTTTATTAGTTTCATTGAAacccatttttttaatagaattaattcataataatattcatttaacctttgaataattaaatgtttgttaatttaaatctaatcggaattgcataaaaattatttattttattctatttcattaatcatttacaaaatttaaaaaaaaataataatattctaatttgtagtatgtacacagaaaaaattatgactaaaatattttcaaacaaatgcatgtttgaaatcagatttgtattttattatttattttatttggtttcataaatattttagttggttttaaatttgatggttaacaatgctaacaacttttttttaataatgagaaacgtctatttgttttgtaaatattttaacataatgtacttaaaatcaagcacgttttcattttgtgatacatttttataatattcaaaataatagacaacacttgtacataacaaaatattttctttattaaaattttgtttgaatttttttataaactcaaacaattttttaaattattgaaaaaatgttaaaatattttaataagaaaaaaaaattttttttttcaataaaatatttacaaattttgttgtttgattttgtgatttttgtgataggtcccatttcaataaaatattcaattgactttatgaattttgtgattggatttgaatttttgttttttctgtgtagatatCAGagttgtaaatgaatcattaatttttgaattaattcgaaaatcattcacataaaaaaatgaattgaatgaaatttaagtcaattcaaatgaatttggtaaaaatgaattagTTTCCACTTCAAATGAATTGATTTTggattaattcaaatgaattagaaaaaagaattagtaATTCAttttgattgcaactcatttttgattcattcatttgaattgccaattcttttttctaattcatttgaattaattcaaaatcaattcaattcaaatgaattgcaactcatttttacaaattcattgaaattcatttctgcctaattcgtttgaattgattcaaatttcattcaattcaattcattttttcaattcaatgaattaattcaaaatttagctaattcataatgaattaaaatcaaaaaagaatgattcatttacagctctggtagATATGAATtcaagaattaattcaaaattaatgattaaatacaatttattaagcaaatttaaattaaagaacaatttaatgaattcaatacatttgaattaTTAAGAAATTGAGTCTATGTATTAATTCGCAATGAATTctttggtaaaaaatatttagtgaaCAAAAATTAGAGTGAGAAAatctttttgaaaacaaaaattggaaaaatatatttttttgaaaacaaatgttttttgaaaaaaacaatttggtgaacaaaattttgtttaaaatttttttttctcgattttctcgattttaaatagctatctaagttggactatggTGGATATACTGATGTATACATCAATACATTGATATATCAATCAAGTATGTAAGGTATTTAGTGACTtggaaaagttgatttcaacatacagataaaattttattgatgaCTGAAGCCGAGCCTAATATTCGGCGATTAAATCATATGACGTTCGAATCcgaaatatttcaaatgttcttttaattttcgaaataatttaagacccaagattttctatataaaatactgttatacccaagattttctatagaaaattcagttaTACGCaagattttttacagaaaatgctgttatacacaagattttctatagaaaatacttttaaacaccagatttcctatagaaaatattgttatacacacgaatttctatagaaaataatgttatacgcacgatactgttatacacaggatattctatagaaaatactgttgtacacaagattttctatagaaaatactgttatatacagtgacggacaatacaatagaatcactacatatgaattcgattaaagcggtaaaactacaaaatttgatttcaaaattttaaatttgttcattatatattaatgcgcataacgtaaacaataaatagaaaaaaataaaataaaaaaataacacattcttatgttaaaaacgatgtcaaatctaaaacactaaataaaatatgcgacattcaaatagaatcaatcagtcttaaaatgattaaaaataaaaaatcatcataagaattcgttgttttcttaatattttgttgcatatcaattatttctaataacagcatcaaatcttttggggattgaatttaacaaactttcgcatgtagatcgggaaattgcataccatatttcctgaattttctgccaaagttcttccttgtttttcaatttttcaggtccgagtttgtcttttactattttccataggatttaagtctggttattgagacggccattccataacatgaattttgttatatacaaaccattttttggcaagacctgatgtgtgctttgggtcattatcttgctggaagagccattttaagggcatataccattctgcatgtggctttataacattctccaaaatatttacatacaagtgcttatccatattttctttaatccaacaaattggaccaacgcaataccaagaaaagcatccccatataataatatttccccaaccatgtttaaacgtttttggtttttgccattttttggacgtctaacccatgtcttatcatcactaccaattaaattaatggtcgtttcgtccgtccacaacacattttgccacttctttatattttctggcccacaccaatccttatgattgctcctagttttaaatgaaaaattgatagtgattctattgtaatgtccgtcactgtataagattttttaaagaaaatacagttacacacaagattttctctagaaaaaactattatacagaagattttctatagaaaatactgttataaacaagattttatatagaacatactgttatacacaagattttctgaagaaaatactgttataaacatgatactgttatacacaagagtttctatagaaaatactgttatacacaagattttcaatagaaaatactattttacATAAGATTGTTTACTGATAGAATTGATAGAACCCTTACAGGGCCAATGTAGCTACGGTTCCATTCACTCTAGGGTAACCATAAAGTATAGAATGTTGTCTATCAATTTATTCGTCTATCAATTTATTTGTCTATCAATTTATTATCCCAGTAGACCCAAAAGggttaaaatattattcgagtGATCGACTAATTTTTTAACCCTTTCGGGTTTAACCCAACTGGTATAATACGTCCCagcaattttcaaatgcaatttcTTATCTAAATATTACCTAAACCAGtttaagggcactgctacacgttcaatatacatatattgtgatatttgggtcgcgatccattgtaatggatcacgtaaaattaggttattctgcgatttggatcgcgatccatcaatactgcatgctacacgttcaataaatatcgcgatactggatcgcggtcaatatactatgtatattgaacgtgtagcagtgccccaagagtttattttaatatttgaattaaaacataACGGTACATGTCAGCGTATTAATTCAgcttgaaaattaatttcacaACATTGTTGAAATTTGAGCAGATTGGAAGTCGGCCGCACAGtagtatagaaaaaatatagagagaaataaatctctaacttctaaacgcttagtaaaattttaataaagtttgacatgcgcaaagaggaagtcttGTCGAGTTCAGTTTGGAGTTTGACTTTGGACCTCATGGACCCACCACGGGCACGGCCAGGGGATCCCAAAGTAGGGATCCCCTGGCCGTGCCCCTGGTAGGGATCCCCTGGGATCTCCTTGTTTGGATGccgatttcataaaaattataaagcaCTATAAAACCATATCGTATCTatcaaatatctcttatagctgaggagatattcgtatttgaaaattaaattttcaaaatttttacccatctccagttttttgatatcagagggtccaaatatttcccgaatttcttcatttttattatattagagCAGTATGCCAGTAGAGCATACTAGTCTTCACTTGGTATCGAAAAGTGTACAAAGACGATATGCTCAGGCTGCAACAATGCTTTGTGTTACAAGTGTTTTGGACCATTCCACAAATTAAATCcttaattacatttataaaatgctataaataaacaaataaatgtgtactttcatctaaatttaataatattctgatgttttttatttttatacccttcaccttcgtgagaagggtatatataagtttgtcattccgtgtgtaatttctacatttttcatttccgaccctataaagtaaatatattctggatccttatagatagcggagtcgattaagccatgtccgtctgtctgtctgttgaaatcaattttctgaagaccccagatatcttcgggatccaaatcttcaataattctgtcagacatgctttcgagaattttgctatttaaaatcaacaaaatcggtccacaaatggctgagatatgaggaaaaaaccaagacaatctcgatttttgacctatatctggattactaaggcattaatatagacaatatggatatctaatgatagatatttcaaagacatttgcaacgacgtatataagaccattgtaagttggacctacaatgggtcaaaatttaaaaaaaaaaaaattaaatataaaaaaaacaagtaagaaagtatggtcggtcaagcccgaccatataataccctacactaagtaaaagagcaaaaaaaaattttgttttaaaatttcaataatttatatttttgagtgattttcggaagtggggttatatgggggctatgaccaattatggaccgatcaccatgaaattaggtcgtgtgatttatgtctaattaactatgttgaattttgtgtgtttaccaacatttttaagcgatttatgcacgttaaaatgattttcggaagcgggtctatatgggagctatgactaattatggacggatcgtaacaaaatttggtgacatgaattttgtgtatacaaaacttatttggagttgaatttgtggagatacataaataaattaaacatttatgaccgataaagtccaatttcgggaggacatttgtatgggggctaggtgaaatagtggaccgatttcatccagtttcaataggcttggtccttgagccgaaaaaataatatgtaccaaatttgatcgaaatatcttcaaaattgcgacctgtactctgcgcacaaggtttacatggacagccagccagccaaccagacggacggacggacggacatcgcttaatcgactcagaaagtgattctaagtcgatcggtatactttaaggtgggtgttagactaatatttttgggcgttacaaacatctgcacaaacgcataataccctccccactatggtggtgtagggtataaaaattaaatttaaaaaaaaaaaattaaaaaatttaaaaaaacaataaaaaaaatttttttcgcaaaaaatgaaaaaaacaactggaaaaaaataaaattttgtttacctaaaaatatttaaaattttgaagtataatttggtgaagagtatataagattcggcacagccgaatatatcactcttacttgtttaatttcgaATCACCCTTCAAGAACACTGATTGAGATTATATGTCCCACGAAGAATGCTTATTGCGATTATATGTCGCAGGATAAAAGGAAAATTTCAGGATTTCTGAGTATGtagaacataatattttttcctcATCTTTTGGAAAATGCAATAATTTCTACCATATATATTTTCGttctcaaaataaaactccgTTCATCTATTATTCTAAGgaataatattcgaataatttaataaaatatatttttaatttattcgagCTTATCAAATGTTTCAtcgagaaaataaatttattcgattaatagtcaattattgatcgaataatttttaatactaaattattcattcatataaaaaatatatttttttcgaatgacaACACTATGGAAAATTATTCGCTTGGGAATTATTCATATAACCATACTTCATATACTGAATTTTTTACTGATCGGACCAATAGTTTTCAAATAGCACACAGCTTAATACAGTACCTACACTACTAGTCACTATAATTATATGTTCTAGCttatcaattaaaatttataattaatatcataattgGCCACTTaccttaataaaatttcaatagattTAAACAATTCCCTGGTGTATTCACTtataacagcaacaataatGATGACAATTAAAATGTTGGCAGAAATGTTAGTTTCAATGGCAGCACAAGCAGCAGTTGTTGCAACAATTAAATTATCACTTGTTTCTGTTGAATTATCACAAATaagttgagttttatttaaattattattattattataattattagcactatttaattgtttaacaatTGTGTGTTTATCACCACTATTATATTCACCACTTTTATGACCACCACCAATTAATTCACCATAATTACACAAATcacttaaaactttaaataaacttttatcaAGTGGACAACAACAATTGTATTCTTGGGATTTGGATTTAGATTTCGATTTACTTAATTGagactgttgttgttgttggggtCTATTAAAAAAGTGTTTAGTTTTTAGGAAAATCCTTAAACGTGGATCACGTGGTGTATAATAgagaaaaactttattcgatTTACTGCTATTGTTATAAGTACGATTATGATTATTATTCTTGCTGCTCGACTGTTTAAA
Proteins encoded in this region:
- the LOC135962425 gene encoding uncharacterized protein LOC135962425, producing the protein MRVNVSKASISKTFMYGLKVSLQRQLTKSNKISLEFYLNLASAKQFVVALTILAEFATFANLLLPALLLLLLNIFISFNVFSRLTVLMNDFRLKTFYYKSSKSSKSNKTIKTSITSSSKSKTFSSVLTSASTINLKLSATSITLTSSAAAAAFTTSAALFKQSSSKNNNHNRTYNNSSKSNKVFLYYTPRDPRLRIFLKTKHFFNRPQQQQQSQLSKSKSKSKSQEYNCCCPLDKSLFKVLSDLCNYGELIGGGHKSGEYNSGDKHTIVKQLNSANNYNNNNNLNKTQLICDNSTETSDNLIVATTAACAAIETNISANILIVIIIVAVISEYTRELFKSIEILLSFHQNHQELNIFNLKSSFGLHESIL